Proteins from one Candidatus Melainabacteria bacterium genomic window:
- a CDS encoding DEAD/DEAH box helicase has protein sequence MMTAIFTLDPFQEEAINALKSGVSVVVSAPTGSGKTAIAEFVIEEALKGSERVFYTTPLKALSNQKFHDFQKKYGKENIGIITGDTSVNSDAQIVVMTTEIYRNMLYGTVLGSVDENLKHLRYLVLDECHYMNDPERGTVWEESIIYSPPGLQVLALSATIANAKELTDWISNIHNKTKLIETFHRPVPLRFYYFKQNHLYPLLLQNKELNPQLKIHKDSFKAHKQKFKDMKRKGSKEGRIPDVVIELHKRGLLPAIYFVFSRRGCELALKDCQQLGFNLLTLDERKTLSKLIQEKTYGNDYLFKHKHLGFLYQGMAVHHAGLLPQWKTIVEELFSKGLIKVVFATETLAAGINMPAKTTVISNLGKHGGAGHKNLTSNEFLQMSGRAGRRGMDKVGNVVIKETIDHSPAFAAKLAAATANPLTSQFTPNYSMALNLLQHHSMDQIKDLLNKSFGQYLLSSHEDFYWDGFLNLTKVLTKLGYLKDNIPTEHGIMASSLRGENILLISEILLKCDFVLQPQEFSACISSLAIDETRPRIYIRAKQSINVEDTFISMQKISKSLIKLQRNYNIEMSANINPQLAGLIEIWCKEETRWEDLLRLTNLDEGDLVRATRRTMDLLRHIKNAPYMNPQIIDLAKEAIELMNKEPVKEIV, from the coding sequence ATGATGACAGCCATCTTCACCCTCGATCCTTTTCAAGAAGAAGCAATTAATGCTCTTAAATCTGGAGTTAGTGTTGTAGTTAGCGCTCCTACTGGATCCGGGAAAACTGCAATTGCAGAGTTTGTTATTGAAGAAGCTTTAAAAGGAAGTGAGAGAGTTTTTTATACGACTCCGCTTAAAGCACTGAGCAATCAAAAGTTTCATGACTTTCAGAAAAAATATGGCAAAGAAAATATTGGAATAATTACTGGTGATACTTCAGTTAACAGTGATGCACAAATTGTTGTTATGACTACAGAGATTTATAGAAATATGCTCTATGGTACAGTGCTTGGCTCTGTAGATGAAAACTTAAAACACTTAAGATACTTAGTTTTAGATGAATGTCACTATATGAATGACCCTGAGCGAGGAACTGTATGGGAAGAAAGCATAATTTATTCTCCACCAGGTCTTCAGGTACTTGCACTTTCAGCTACAATAGCAAACGCAAAAGAGCTTACAGACTGGATTTCAAATATACATAATAAAACAAAACTAATAGAAACTTTTCATAGACCAGTCCCACTTAGGTTTTATTATTTTAAACAAAACCATCTCTATCCATTACTGTTACAAAATAAAGAGTTAAATCCACAACTTAAAATCCATAAAGATTCTTTTAAAGCACATAAGCAGAAGTTTAAAGATATGAAAAGAAAAGGTAGCAAGGAAGGAAGAATCCCTGATGTAGTAATAGAACTTCATAAGAGAGGACTTTTGCCTGCAATTTATTTTGTTTTTTCAAGACGAGGTTGTGAGCTTGCATTAAAAGATTGCCAACAATTAGGTTTTAATTTACTGACGCTAGATGAAAGAAAAACATTATCAAAGCTAATTCAAGAAAAAACATATGGGAATGATTACCTTTTTAAACACAAACATCTTGGGTTTTTATATCAAGGAATGGCAGTACACCATGCAGGACTTTTACCTCAATGGAAAACAATTGTAGAAGAACTTTTTAGCAAAGGTCTAATCAAGGTTGTCTTTGCAACTGAAACACTTGCTGCAGGAATCAATATGCCAGCAAAAACAACTGTGATAAGTAATCTTGGAAAGCATGGAGGCGCGGGACATAAGAATCTTACAAGCAATGAATTTTTACAAATGTCTGGCAGAGCTGGACGCAGAGGAATGGATAAAGTTGGAAATGTTGTAATTAAAGAAACTATTGATCATTCACCAGCATTTGCTGCAAAACTAGCAGCAGCTACAGCTAATCCTCTTACTAGTCAGTTTACTCCAAACTATTCAATGGCGTTAAATCTTCTGCAACATCATTCAATGGATCAAATAAAAGATCTTTTAAATAAAAGCTTTGGGCAATATTTGCTTAGCAGTCATGAGGATTTTTATTGGGATGGATTTTTAAATTTAACAAAGGTTTTAACTAAGCTTGGTTACTTAAAAGACAATATTCCAACTGAGCATGGAATAATGGCATCATCATTGCGTGGTGAAAATATTTTGTTAATTAGTGAGATATTATTGAAATGTGATTTTGTTCTACAGCCACAGGAATTCTCTGCATGCATTTCATCTCTTGCTATTGATGAGACTCGTCCTCGAATATATATAAGAGCAAAACAATCAATAAACGTAGAAGATACTTTTATTTCAATGCAGAAGATAAGCAAGAGTTTAATTAAGCTTCAAAGAAACTACAATATAGAAATGTCAGCAAACATAAATCCTCAGCTTGCAGGTTTAATAGAAATTTGGTGTAAAGAAGAAACAAGATGGGAAGATCTACTTAGACTTACTAATTTAGACGAGGGGGATCTTGTTCGTGCAACAAGAAGGACAATGGATCTTTTGCGTCATATTAAAAATGCACCGTATATGAATCCACAAATTATTGATCTTGCAAAAGAAGCAATAGAATTAATGAATAAGGAACCAGTAAAGGAAATAGTGTAA
- a CDS encoding nucleotidyl transferase AbiEii/AbiGii toxin family protein yields the protein MLDINKHRTMLLQILKEIYSDTSLGPLLGFKGGTAAYLFYDLKRFSVDLDFDLLDSEKEELVFQKIEAIIKEYGEIKDKFLKRHTIFFLLSYAKGSQKIKVEINRRDFGSKYELKNYLGISMLVMIKEDMFAHKLCALSDRRELASRDIFDIWFFLKNNWDINETIIKKRKGLSLKEYIKQCIEIINKINEKYILQGIGELLDEKTKEWTRKNLKKDVVFLMRVKLES from the coding sequence ATGCTGGACATAAATAAACACAGAACAATGCTACTTCAAATACTTAAAGAGATTTATTCAGATACTTCTTTAGGTCCGCTTCTTGGCTTTAAAGGAGGGACGGCTGCTTATCTTTTCTATGATCTTAAAAGGTTCTCAGTTGATCTGGATTTTGATTTGCTTGACTCAGAAAAAGAGGAACTTGTTTTTCAAAAGATTGAAGCCATAATTAAAGAATATGGTGAAATCAAGGACAAGTTTTTAAAGAGACACACTATATTTTTTCTACTATCTTACGCAAAAGGATCTCAAAAAATAAAGGTGGAAATAAACAGAAGAGATTTTGGCTCTAAATATGAATTAAAAAATTATCTTGGTATTTCTATGCTTGTAATGATAAAAGAAGATATGTTTGCACATAAACTCTGTGCACTGTCTGATAGAAGAGAACTAGCAAGCAGAGATATTTTCGACATATGGTTTTTCTTGAAAAACAATTGGGATATAAATGAAACAATAATTAAAAAGAGAAAAGGACTTTCACTTAAAGAATACATAAAACAATGTATTGAAATTATAAACAAAATAAACGAAAAATATATTCTTCAGGGAATTGGTGAACTACTGGACGAAAAGACAAAAGAATGGACAAGGAAAAACTTAAAAAAAGATGTGGTGTTTTTGATGAGAGTAAAACTTGAGAGTTAA
- a CDS encoding SPFH domain-containing protein, which translates to MILITNYISMIIFFVISGLGFVFLSPLMMVKPIMGSVLFSLVFIVALFISSGIKIAAQWEKAVVFRLGKYSSIKGPGVFFIIPMIDEIRIVDTRILTMDIPKQQVITKDNVPVSINGVLYFLVSNPEAAVIKVQNYSYAISQYAQAALRDVVGGMTFDDLLAEREQIGKSIESIVEKESKEWGLEVKGIKIQDVDVPEDLKKMMSRQASAEREKRATITKAEGDKLAAMNLAEAAKTMSMSPGAMQLRTLQTIDGLGPTASNTVVLAVPVELYDLVRKFASNQSKS; encoded by the coding sequence ATGATTCTCATCACAAACTACATCTCAATGATTATTTTCTTTGTTATTTCTGGCTTAGGTTTTGTTTTTCTTTCGCCATTAATGATGGTTAAACCCATTATGGGTTCAGTGCTTTTTAGCTTAGTGTTTATTGTTGCTTTATTTATTTCATCTGGGATAAAAATTGCAGCTCAATGGGAAAAGGCAGTTGTGTTCAGGCTTGGGAAATATAGTTCTATAAAAGGTCCAGGAGTATTTTTTATTATTCCAATGATTGACGAAATTAGAATAGTAGACACAAGAATCCTTACAATGGATATTCCAAAACAGCAAGTAATTACGAAAGACAATGTACCAGTTTCAATAAATGGTGTTTTATATTTTTTAGTTAGTAACCCTGAAGCAGCAGTTATAAAAGTTCAAAATTATTCATATGCAATTTCCCAGTATGCTCAGGCAGCTTTAAGAGATGTAGTAGGAGGAATGACTTTTGATGATCTGCTGGCTGAACGTGAACAAATTGGGAAATCAATTGAATCAATTGTTGAAAAAGAATCAAAAGAATGGGGACTTGAAGTTAAAGGAATTAAAATCCAGGATGTAGATGTTCCGGAAGATTTAAAGAAAATGATGTCACGTCAAGCATCAGCTGAGCGGGAAAAGCGAGCTACAATTACAAAAGCAGAAGGTGATAAACTTGCTGCAATGAATCTTGCAGAAGCAGCAAAGACAATGTCAATGAGCCCTGGTGCAATGCAGCTTCGAACTTTACAAACAATAGATGGGCTTGGGCCTACTGCATCAAATACAGTAGTACTCGCAGTACCAGTGGAACTTTATGATCTTGTAAGAAAGTTTGCAAGCAATCAAAGTAAATCCTAA
- a CDS encoding ATP-binding protein, which yields MVQRDFWLEKINNAWKSRSVIWLNGVRRVGKTYLCKSIPNIEYFDFELYGIRKQAENPELFLKGLKKKKVIFDEVHRLDNPSELLKIASDYFPDIKVVATGSSTLGSSKKFKDTLTGRKCSIWLTPLITKDLKNFNNQDYSHRFLFGGLPPNFLQNKVPEYEFEEWISEYWSKDIEELFKLEKKSSFQKFIELLFVNSGGIFEATKYAKPCEVSRVTINNYLNILDQTFVANIVRPFSTYKINEIVKAPKVYAFDTGFVCYYRSWNSLRPDDMGVLWEHFVLNEINAETQTKKIMYWRNKQGNEIDFVISPRGKDPIAIECKWKSDNFNSSNLEIFRRTYQKGLNYVVSHDIDRTYKKKYGSIEVTFVSLRNLVGEIIKATSRVL from the coding sequence ATGGTCCAAAGAGATTTCTGGTTAGAAAAGATAAACAATGCTTGGAAAAGCAGATCTGTAATATGGCTTAATGGTGTAAGAAGAGTAGGAAAAACCTACCTATGCAAATCTATTCCAAACATTGAATACTTTGACTTTGAGCTTTATGGAATCAGAAAACAAGCCGAAAATCCCGAGTTATTTCTAAAAGGATTAAAAAAGAAGAAAGTTATCTTTGATGAAGTTCACAGGCTAGATAACCCATCAGAGCTATTAAAGATAGCTAGTGATTATTTCCCTGATATAAAAGTTGTTGCAACTGGTTCATCAACACTTGGTTCATCAAAGAAATTTAAAGATACGCTTACTGGAAGAAAATGTTCAATTTGGCTCACTCCTTTAATTACTAAAGATCTAAAGAATTTTAATAATCAAGACTACAGTCATAGATTTTTATTTGGTGGGCTACCACCTAATTTTTTGCAGAACAAGGTACCAGAGTATGAGTTTGAGGAATGGATAAGCGAATATTGGTCTAAAGACATAGAAGAATTATTTAAGCTTGAAAAGAAAAGTTCTTTTCAAAAGTTTATTGAACTTTTGTTTGTAAATAGTGGTGGGATTTTTGAAGCAACAAAATATGCTAAGCCTTGTGAAGTAAGCAGAGTCACTATTAATAACTACTTAAATATTTTAGATCAAACATTTGTAGCAAATATTGTTAGGCCTTTTAGCACCTACAAAATAAACGAAATAGTAAAAGCCCCAAAAGTGTATGCATTTGATACAGGTTTTGTTTGTTACTATCGTAGTTGGAACTCTTTAAGACCAGATGATATGGGAGTATTGTGGGAGCACTTTGTTTTAAATGAAATAAATGCAGAAACACAAACGAAAAAAATAATGTATTGGAGAAATAAACAAGGGAATGAAATAGATTTTGTTATTTCCCCAAGAGGCAAAGATCCGATAGCAATTGAATGCAAATGGAAATCAGACAATTTTAATTCTTCCAACTTAGAGATTTTCAGAAGAACATATCAAAAAGGTCTAAATTATGTAGTTTCTCATGATATTGATAGAACGTACAAAAAGAAATATGGAAGTATAGAAGTTACATTTGTTAGCTTAAGAAATCTGGTTGGCGAAATTATAAAAGCTACAAGTCGGGTTTTATGA
- a CDS encoding type II toxin-antitoxin system PemK/MazF family toxin, producing MDNKEIKKGEVWLVNYEPSRRGELGKTARPSIVVQSNEGCTLLDTITVVPTSTKVEQYDEIYIYLKPTKQSGLNKPSAAICSHVYTVSKNNFIKKIGILNEQDFSSVKKGMALHLDIEL from the coding sequence TTGGATAACAAAGAAATAAAAAAAGGTGAAGTATGGCTAGTTAATTATGAGCCATCCCGCAGAGGTGAGCTTGGCAAAACTGCAAGACCTTCAATAGTTGTTCAAAGCAACGAGGGGTGTACTTTACTAGACACAATAACAGTTGTTCCTACATCTACAAAGGTAGAGCAATACGATGAGATTTACATCTATCTTAAACCAACAAAACAAAGTGGTCTAAATAAACCAAGTGCAGCAATTTGTTCTCATGTTTATACAGTAAGCAAAAATAATTTTATTAAAAAAATAGGCATTCTAAATGAACAAGACTTTAGCAGTGTAAAAAAAGGGATGGCTTTACATTTAGATATTGAACTATAG
- a CDS encoding CopG family transcriptional regulator, with translation MSIKISISLDDELAKLIKKEAEKTGRSVSELIADAIKAYRKLKRVQAYARFAKSKAAEELSALEKAQFEVAKSLG, from the coding sequence ATGTCTATAAAAATCTCAATCTCATTAGACGATGAGCTTGCTAAGTTGATTAAGAAGGAAGCAGAAAAGACTGGCCGAAGTGTTAGTGAATTAATAGCTGATGCTATTAAAGCTTACAGGAAATTAAAACGTGTTCAAGCATATGCCAGATTTGCTAAGTCAAAAGCAGCAGAGGAATTGTCAGCTCTTGAAAAAGCACAATTTGAGGTAGCAAAAAGTCTTGGATAA
- a CDS encoding pilus assembly protein, with translation MKFLFRSFKGSVMAETALVIPILLGIVLFIYEFGSVFYISNSLSQIARSAVRYASVTSSYTQQNVIDASGANSLLPDIAKFTLTITPSPGIVKKVGDVITVNVQYNYTPIINPFGLFNSSQPWAPVLKSTAVARSEVSSA, from the coding sequence ATGAAATTTTTATTTAGATCTTTTAAAGGAAGTGTAATGGCAGAAACAGCACTAGTTATTCCAATATTACTTGGGATAGTTCTTTTTATTTATGAATTTGGCAGTGTGTTTTATATATCAAATAGTTTAAGTCAAATTGCAAGATCTGCAGTAAGGTATGCATCGGTTACATCATCTTATACACAGCAAAATGTTATTGATGCTTCAGGAGCTAATTCTCTATTGCCAGATATTGCAAAATTTACTTTAACTATTACACCATCTCCTGGAATAGTAAAAAAAGTAGGAGATGTCATTACTGTAAATGTTCAGTATAATTACACACCGATAATAAATCCTTTTGGACTTTTTAATTCAAGCCAGCCATGGGCACCTGTTTTAAAAAGTACAGCAGTAGCAAGATCTGAGGTGTCAAGTGCGTAA
- the cpaB gene encoding Flp pilus assembly protein CpaB produces MAINPSPLSPKTKNKINSLVVMASLAMFLGLIAATGVWQYLSKTQEKVKALSVTKPVVVAGKQILAGTKLQESDLAIKQFPVQAVPKDYPSSISSVKDRIVKATLQADEVVTETRLVGQGASGGLPVVIPKDLRAITIRVNEVVGVGGFINPGDRVDIVSILKSNEQQTFSKTILQNILVLAVGDKILDINSIAEPQAKIVAQVTLALGSNDAEKIALASEVGQLHLVLRPFGEDKLAATSGVNLEDIYGDLIQKPEGAQDISQTQAIISANENENAIEIILGDERSYYYY; encoded by the coding sequence ATGGCAATAAATCCTTCACCCCTGTCACCAAAAACCAAAAACAAAATTAATTCACTTGTGGTCATGGCCTCACTTGCAATGTTCCTGGGATTAATTGCTGCAACTGGTGTTTGGCAATATTTAAGCAAGACACAAGAAAAGGTAAAAGCACTCTCAGTTACAAAACCAGTTGTTGTAGCAGGTAAACAAATTCTAGCAGGTACTAAATTACAAGAAAGCGATTTAGCAATTAAACAATTTCCTGTACAAGCAGTTCCAAAAGATTATCCAAGTTCAATTTCATCTGTTAAAGACCGTATAGTAAAAGCAACATTACAAGCTGATGAAGTAGTAACTGAGACCAGACTTGTTGGTCAAGGTGCTAGTGGTGGCTTGCCTGTTGTAATTCCAAAGGATCTAAGAGCAATAACAATCCGTGTAAATGAAGTAGTTGGAGTTGGTGGATTTATTAATCCAGGTGATCGTGTTGACATTGTTTCAATTTTAAAAAGTAATGAACAACAAACATTTTCAAAAACAATTTTACAAAATATTTTAGTCTTGGCAGTAGGAGATAAAATTCTAGATATAAATTCTATTGCAGAACCTCAAGCTAAAATAGTTGCACAAGTAACCCTTGCACTTGGCTCAAACGATGCAGAAAAAATAGCACTAGCTAGTGAGGTTGGCCAATTACACTTAGTGTTAAGGCCATTTGGAGAAGATAAGTTAGCTGCAACTAGTGGGGTTAATTTAGAAGATATTTATGGTGATCTAATTCAAAAGCCAGAAGGGGCACAAGATATTTCACAGACTCAGGCAATAATTTCAGCAAATGAAAATGAAAATGCAATAGAAATAATTTTAGGAGATGAACGCTCTTATTATTATTATTAG
- a CDS encoding prepilin peptidase gives MSKEILLLIISVLGGFFDWKYRKIPNWLIFGIFIFIFLINIFSFKLQGIVNCLLGFTVGILLLIIPYLKGGMGAGDVKLLAVIGSIVGVKDVIFIFFYSAFCGLLLGLVWIIFNSGHFKFLITTGQMLPVVDKKQKVPYGVAIALGTILYITFGINDEIFSKLWQ, from the coding sequence ATGAGTAAGGAAATATTACTTTTAATAATATCTGTTTTAGGTGGTTTTTTTGACTGGAAGTATAGAAAGATTCCTAATTGGCTTATTTTTGGTATTTTTATTTTTATTTTTTTAATAAACATTTTTTCATTTAAACTTCAAGGGATTGTAAATTGTTTACTTGGCTTTACTGTTGGGATCTTACTTTTGATAATTCCTTACTTAAAAGGCGGGATGGGTGCTGGTGATGTTAAGCTTCTTGCTGTAATTGGCTCTATTGTTGGAGTTAAAGATGTAATCTTTATTTTTTTCTACAGTGCATTTTGTGGATTATTATTAGGACTAGTTTGGATAATATTTAATTCAGGTCATTTTAAGTTTCTGATAACAACTGGACAAATGTTACCAGTTGTAGATAAAAAACAAAAAGTGCCATATGGAGTTGCTATTGCACTGGGTACAATTTTATATATAACATTTGGAATCAATGATGAAATTTTTTCAAAACTATGGCAATAA
- a CDS encoding Flp family type IVb pilin, which translates to MDIVIRFIRDEEGASMTEYALLLGIVAAGVASIIISMRGSISNIFTNVNTELNTQ; encoded by the coding sequence ATGGACATAGTCATTAGATTTATTCGTGATGAAGAAGGTGCATCAATGACAGAATATGCACTGCTCTTAGGAATTGTTGCTGCTGGTGTTGCATCAATAATAATCTCAATGAGAGGCTCAATCTCGAATATTTTTACTAATGTTAATACTGAACTAAATACTCAATAA
- a CDS encoding Flp family type IVb pilin: MMDTIIKFIRDEEGASMAEYALLLGLIAVGVASVIVTMRGSIKTIFTNANTELTK, translated from the coding sequence ATTATGGATACAATCATTAAATTCATTCGTGATGAAGAAGGTGCATCAATGGCAGAATATGCACTGCTCTTAGGACTTATTGCTGTTGGTGTTGCATCAGTAATAGTCACAATGAGAGGCTCCATCAAGACCATTTTTACAAATGCTAATACTGAACTTACTAAGTAA
- a CDS encoding polysaccharide biosynthesis tyrosine autokinase, whose amino-acid sequence MNFFEAIKNHLRLGLLIVFIVPAMAWIIALSITPIFESRARLLIEVKDLGFEGQQAQPFRTIARASDPIQTQIEILRSATILDKVIRQFNMRYESGSRKGQYLSYLNLNANFAVSADRNVDVVELKFKHSDPNYAKHILQAITDSYIEKTIELKASDTASAIRFLKKERNKAEREALEASKRLREFEHKSKTISLESNQEIVKSLYSLRSIKLTAESEHVKAKTASEQITKQLMSSLSDSLLNITVSEDPFLTALRKDLYEKETQLVRLQTKVKSGHYQLEEIKQQIEGDKKLIEERVKELVGKQVNLKSFSFSNDPVRAELTRNLLQTKTAELAIKEQLKVIDEALDEVLKKLEKLPNEKYIYTQLLRQNDIAEKRLEEIEKKLIESRMKGVIASHITNIRLIDPPSLATSPIHPNIPFALFSSFIFGLILALIVVYIVEYFDDVIKGVDTLPSEMGCPFLGQLPQVHIGDLPIVYQEPRSEYTESIHALRTNLSFLSLSGNKKLLLITSPSVHEGKSTVSLNLAITYAQSGKRVLLIDSDIRNPSLYKYLARPKDTVGISNTLINEIDFYDVVQKSILGIIGFDYLPSGEIPPNPIQLLESDRMRELLETAQHIYDLVILDTPPLGLFSDALLLARYVDVVGLVSRYNKTSRKELMAAIDLLKKSNVTAIGVVLNSVPSGATGTYGYGYGYYGYGESERYAKGESAA is encoded by the coding sequence TTGAATTTCTTTGAAGCAATAAAAAACCATTTAAGACTGGGCCTGTTAATTGTATTTATTGTACCTGCTATGGCTTGGATAATTGCACTGTCAATTACTCCAATCTTTGAGAGTAGAGCAAGGCTCCTAATAGAAGTAAAAGACTTAGGATTTGAAGGACAACAAGCTCAACCATTTAGAACAATTGCAAGAGCAAGTGACCCTATACAAACTCAGATTGAAATTCTAAGATCAGCCACAATCTTAGATAAAGTTATCAGGCAATTTAATATGAGATATGAAAGTGGTAGTAGAAAAGGACAGTACTTAAGTTATTTAAACTTAAATGCTAATTTTGCTGTTTCTGCTGATAGAAATGTTGACGTAGTTGAACTAAAGTTTAAACACTCTGATCCTAATTATGCAAAACACATCTTACAAGCTATTACTGACAGTTACATAGAAAAAACAATTGAATTAAAAGCAAGTGATACTGCAAGTGCAATTAGATTTTTAAAAAAAGAAAGAAATAAAGCAGAAAGAGAAGCTCTTGAAGCTAGTAAACGTTTAAGAGAATTTGAACATAAAAGTAAAACAATTAGTTTAGAAAGTAATCAAGAAATAGTAAAAAGCCTATATTCACTTAGAAGCATTAAACTTACAGCAGAAAGTGAACATGTTAAAGCAAAAACAGCCTCGGAACAAATTACTAAACAACTTATGTCCAGTCTAAGTGATTCACTTTTAAACATTACTGTTAGCGAAGATCCTTTTCTTACTGCACTTAGAAAAGACTTGTATGAAAAGGAAACACAGTTAGTAAGATTACAAACCAAAGTAAAATCTGGTCATTATCAACTTGAAGAAATAAAACAACAAATTGAAGGAGATAAAAAACTTATAGAAGAAAGGGTTAAAGAGTTAGTTGGCAAGCAAGTAAATTTAAAATCCTTTTCATTTTCTAATGATCCGGTTCGTGCAGAATTAACTAGAAACCTACTTCAAACCAAGACAGCTGAACTAGCTATTAAAGAACAACTAAAGGTAATTGATGAAGCACTTGATGAAGTACTAAAAAAACTTGAAAAATTACCAAATGAAAAATATATTTATACTCAGTTATTAAGACAAAATGACATTGCTGAAAAACGTCTTGAAGAAATTGAAAAGAAACTAATTGAATCAAGAATGAAGGGTGTGATTGCTTCTCATATTACTAATATAAGACTTATTGATCCTCCATCATTAGCAACTTCCCCAATACATCCTAATATTCCATTTGCTTTATTTTCAAGTTTTATTTTTGGACTTATTCTTGCACTTATTGTAGTTTACATTGTTGAATATTTTGATGATGTTATTAAAGGCGTTGACACTCTTCCAAGTGAAATGGGTTGCCCGTTCTTAGGCCAATTGCCTCAAGTCCATATTGGTGACTTACCAATTGTTTATCAAGAACCAAGATCAGAATACACAGAATCTATTCATGCACTTAGAACAAATCTTTCATTCTTATCTCTTTCAGGAAATAAAAAACTTTTACTTATTACAAGCCCAAGCGTACATGAAGGAAAGTCTACCGTGTCATTAAATTTAGCAATTACTTATGCACAAAGCGGGAAGAGAGTTTTATTAATTGATAGTGACATTAGGAATCCATCATTGTACAAGTACCTGGCAAGGCCAAAAGATACAGTTGGTATAAGTAATACCTTAATTAATGAGATTGACTTTTATGATGTAGTACAAAAAAGTATTTTAGGAATAATTGGATTTGATTATTTACCAAGCGGTGAAATCCCACCAAATCCAATACAGCTCCTTGAATCAGATAGAATGAGAGAACTGCTTGAAACTGCACAACATATTTATGACCTAGTAATACTAGACACACCACCTTTAGGATTATTTTCAGATGCACTACTACTAGCACGTTATGTAGATGTTGTTGGACTGGTGTCAAGATATAACAAGACTTCAAGAAAAGAATTAATGGCAGCAATTGATTTACTAAAGAAATCAAATGTAACTGCAATCGGGGTTGTACTTAATTCAGTTCCATCCGGCGCAACTGGAACATACGGATACGGGTATGGTTATTATGGCTATGGTGAAAGTGAAAGGTATGCAAAAGGTGAATCAGCAGCATAA